From Candidatus Woesearchaeota archaeon, a single genomic window includes:
- a CDS encoding phosphotyrosine protein phosphatase yields the protein MKVLFICNQNENRSKTAEEVLRKKYSTKSAGLFNNNPVSKEELEWADMIAVMEDHQREEIGKRFPKIYLKKKIISLDIPDIYHHNQPELIKILKEKSL from the coding sequence ATGAAAGTATTATTCATCTGCAACCAGAATGAGAACAGGAGCAAGACAGCTGAAGAAGTGCTCAGGAAAAAATATTCCACCAAGAGTGCAGGACTGTTCAACAATAATCCAGTGAGCAAAGAAGAGCTTGAATGGGCTGACATGATAGCTGTCATGGAAGACCATCAAAGGGAAGAGATAGGAAAAAGATTCCCAAAAATATATCTCAAGAAAAAAATCATCTCGCTGGATATTCCTGACATATATCATCATAACCAGCCTGAACTGATAAAAATATTAAAAGAAAAATCATTATAG